A single region of the Marinobacter nanhaiticus D15-8W genome encodes:
- the dapE gene encoding succinyl-diaminopimelate desuccinylase, which yields MQLSPTLELAMNLIRRRSVTPDDADCQALMMQHLEPLGFKGESMRFGDVDNLWARRGTEGPVLAFAGHTDVVPTGPEKNWSIAPFEPTIRDGYLYGRGAADMKGSLAAFVTACERFVAQHPDHKGSIALLITSDEEGPALDGTVKVVETLEKRNEKIDWCLIGEPSSTHQVGDVIKNGRRGSLHGYLTVHGIQGHVAYPHLAENPVHTAAPALDALAKTEWDQGNEFFPATTFQITKVDAGTGSNVIPGELTVHFNFRYCTENTAESLQQRVIDILDQHKLKYDLQWHLSGEPFLTERGSLVDAASKGIKAVTGRETELSTSGGTSDGRFIAPTGAQVVELGPVNATIHKTDECVKAEDLDTLSAIYEEMLVRLLVE from the coding sequence ATGCAGTTATCCCCTACCCTTGAACTCGCCATGAACCTGATTCGCCGCCGCTCGGTCACTCCGGACGACGCCGACTGCCAGGCTTTAATGATGCAGCATCTCGAACCACTGGGGTTCAAGGGCGAATCCATGCGCTTCGGGGATGTCGACAACCTGTGGGCACGCCGTGGCACCGAAGGACCAGTGCTCGCGTTTGCAGGCCATACGGATGTCGTGCCCACGGGTCCGGAAAAGAACTGGTCAATCGCACCTTTCGAACCAACCATCCGCGATGGTTACCTCTATGGCCGGGGCGCTGCGGATATGAAGGGCAGCCTGGCGGCCTTCGTAACGGCCTGCGAGCGCTTCGTGGCACAGCATCCGGATCATAAGGGCTCTATCGCGCTGCTGATCACCAGCGATGAGGAAGGTCCGGCGCTGGACGGCACCGTCAAGGTAGTCGAGACGCTCGAGAAACGTAACGAGAAAATCGATTGGTGTCTTATCGGCGAACCGTCAAGCACCCATCAGGTGGGCGACGTGATCAAGAATGGACGCCGAGGTTCACTGCACGGCTACCTCACGGTGCACGGCATCCAGGGACACGTGGCTTATCCCCACTTGGCAGAGAATCCGGTACATACGGCTGCGCCAGCACTCGATGCGCTCGCTAAAACCGAGTGGGACCAGGGCAACGAGTTCTTTCCAGCCACAACATTCCAGATCACCAAGGTCGATGCGGGTACCGGCAGCAACGTTATTCCCGGCGAACTGACCGTACACTTCAACTTCCGCTACTGCACTGAAAATACGGCCGAAAGCCTCCAGCAGCGGGTTATCGACATACTCGATCAGCACAAGCTGAAATATGACCTGCAGTGGCACCTCAGTGGCGAACCGTTCCTCACCGAGCGCGGCTCCCTGGTTGATGCCGCATCAAAGGGTATTAAGGCTGTGACAGGGCGAGAGACTGAGCTTTCCACGTCCGGCGGCACGTCGGATGGTCGCTTTATCGCGCCGACGGGTGCACAGGTGGTTGAATTGGGGCCCGTGAATGCAACGATCCACAAGACCGACGAGTGCGTTAAAGCGGAAGATCTGGATACCTTGTCGGCAATCTACGAAGAGATGCTTGTGCGGCTGTTGGTGGAATAG